The Rhizobium sp. TH2 genome includes a window with the following:
- a CDS encoding DUF1236 domain-containing protein produces MKSLVAGAALSMALAVPAFAQDVVVVPDPVTTWVTEQPMDDDVVVEKDVVIGDALPDKVMIKNVKDHDDFGYAVVNKRRVIVEPKTRKVVKIID; encoded by the coding sequence ATGAAAAGCTTAGTAGCCGGTGCCGCGCTGTCGATGGCTCTCGCTGTTCCAGCTTTCGCTCAGGATGTCGTCGTCGTGCCCGATCCCGTCACGACCTGGGTGACCGAACAGCCTATGGATGACGATGTTGTGGTGGAAAAGGATGTCGTGATCGGTGACGCCCTGCCCGACAAAGTCATGATCAAGAATGTCAAGGATCACGACGACTTCGGCTATGCAGTCGTTAACAAGCGCCGCGTCATCGTCGAGCCCAAGACCCGTAAGGTCGTGAAGATCATCGACTGA